The following are from one region of the Thermincola ferriacetica genome:
- the yhbH gene encoding sporulation protein YhbH produces MEKFSFIVSKEDWSLHRKGYVDQQRHMKKVKEAIKKNLADIVSEESIIMSDGKKIVKVPIRSLEEYRFRFNLNKQEHVGQGKGKTKPGNVLGSDSARGSGKSGGAGDEPGVDYYEAEITVDELAELIFEDLGLPNLQEKKQPEMVTESIEFKDVRKKGIMSNIDKRRTLLESIRRNAREGSSELKIIPDDLRFKTWETEIKHQSSAVVIAMMDTSGSMGPFEKYIARSFFFWMVRFLRTKYKNVQIVFLAHHTTAKEVTEQEFFTKGESGGTRCSSVYELALKIIEERYPVSDYNIYPFHFSDGDNLPSDNEKCLRLVNRLLDVCNIFGYGEIEGLYYNSSSLMKVYQQIKNPRFTSVLIKDKSGVYPALRAFFNPKRDVFQV; encoded by the coding sequence ATGGAGAAATTTTCCTTCATCGTGTCTAAAGAGGATTGGTCCCTTCACCGAAAAGGTTACGTTGACCAGCAGCGGCACATGAAAAAAGTCAAAGAGGCCATAAAAAAGAACCTTGCCGATATAGTGAGCGAGGAAAGTATCATCATGTCTGACGGCAAAAAGATAGTGAAAGTGCCTATCAGGTCCCTGGAAGAATACCGTTTCCGGTTTAACCTGAATAAACAGGAACACGTTGGACAAGGGAAAGGAAAAACAAAACCCGGCAACGTTTTAGGCAGCGACAGTGCCAGGGGCAGCGGAAAAAGCGGGGGCGCCGGTGACGAACCGGGGGTTGATTATTATGAGGCGGAGATCACGGTAGACGAACTGGCGGAACTGATTTTCGAAGATTTGGGCTTACCTAATTTACAGGAAAAGAAACAGCCGGAAATGGTGACGGAGTCTATAGAATTTAAAGATGTCCGCAAAAAAGGAATCATGAGCAATATTGACAAAAGGAGAACCCTGTTGGAAAGTATCAGGCGTAATGCCAGGGAAGGTAGCTCAGAATTGAAGATTATTCCTGATGACCTCAGGTTTAAGACTTGGGAGACGGAAATCAAGCACCAGTCCAGCGCCGTGGTTATTGCCATGATGGATACCAGCGGCTCCATGGGCCCCTTTGAAAAGTATATTGCCCGCAGTTTTTTCTTCTGGATGGTCAGATTCCTCAGGACCAAATATAAAAATGTGCAAATAGTTTTTTTGGCCCACCACACTACAGCCAAGGAAGTAACGGAACAAGAATTTTTTACCAAAGGAGAAAGCGGCGGTACCAGGTGTTCCTCTGTTTATGAACTGGCTCTGAAAATTATTGAAGAGCGGTATCCGGTATCTGATTATAACATTTATCCTTTTCATTTTTCTGACGGAGACAATCTACCGTCAGACAACGAGAAATGCCTCCGACTGGTTAACCGGTTATTGGATGTGTGTAATATTTTCGGTTATGGTGAAATTGAAGGGCTTTATTATAATTCCAGCAGTTTGATGAAGGTTTACCAGCAGATCAAAAATCCCAGATTTACAAGTGTTCTGATCAAAGATAAATCGGGAGTCTACCCTGCTTTAAGGGCGTTTTTTAATCCCAAACGGGATGTATTTCAGGTTTAA
- a CDS encoding PrkA family serine protein kinase, whose product MDILRDLRQYQEQEKALYWEGTFEDYLNLVQERPEICRLAHDRVYNMIKDAGVEEKDGYKEYKFFSSELFGLHKTLERLVEEYFHPSARRLDVRKRILLLMGPVSGGKSTIVTMLKRGLEKYSRTPQGALYGIKGCPMHEEPLHLIPRDMRKAFERDYGIYIEGELCPACRMMVETQYNGEVEKVPVERVILSEEKRIGIGTFTPSDPKSQDIADLTGSVDFSTITEYGSESDPRAYRFDGELNIANRGIMEFQEMLKCDEKFLWNLLSLSQEGNFKAGRFALISADEVIIAHTNEAEYKAFVSNKKNEALQSRIIVIPIPYNLKVSEEEKIYEKLIHQSDMRGIHIAPHALRIAGIFSVLSRLKESKKQGMDLVKKMKIYDGEDVEGFKQKDLAELQNEFPEEGMTGVDPRYVINRISTALIKTETYCINALDILRALKDGLDQHPSITKEEKERLINFISIARKEYDEICKKEVQKAFVYSFDESAKTLFNNYLDNIEAYCNGVKVKDPITEEELDPDEKLMRSIEEQIGVSENAKKSFREEILIRLSSYARQGKKFDYSSHERLREAIEKKLFADLKDVVKITTSTKTPDENQLKKINEVIAKLIDEYKYCPVCANELLKYVGSLLNR is encoded by the coding sequence ATGGATATTCTCAGGGATTTGAGGCAGTACCAGGAACAAGAAAAAGCCCTATACTGGGAAGGGACTTTTGAGGATTACCTGAATCTGGTACAGGAACGGCCCGAAATTTGCCGGTTAGCTCATGACAGGGTTTACAATATGATTAAGGATGCCGGAGTGGAGGAGAAGGATGGCTATAAAGAATATAAGTTTTTTTCCTCTGAACTTTTTGGCTTGCATAAAACCCTGGAAAGGCTTGTAGAGGAGTACTTTCATCCTTCGGCAAGAAGACTGGACGTCCGTAAAAGAATTCTTCTGTTAATGGGGCCTGTCAGTGGGGGTAAATCGACGATTGTTACCATGCTGAAACGGGGGCTGGAAAAGTACAGCCGGACTCCCCAGGGGGCGCTGTATGGCATTAAGGGCTGCCCGATGCATGAAGAACCTCTGCACCTGATTCCGAGGGATATGCGAAAAGCTTTTGAAAGAGACTATGGTATTTATATTGAAGGGGAATTATGCCCGGCCTGCCGGATGATGGTGGAAACTCAATATAATGGGGAAGTGGAAAAGGTACCTGTTGAGCGGGTAATCCTTTCCGAAGAGAAGAGGATAGGCATCGGTACTTTTACCCCTTCTGACCCAAAGTCCCAGGATATAGCTGATTTAACGGGAAGTGTGGATTTTTCAACAATAACTGAATACGGATCCGAGTCAGACCCCAGAGCTTACAGGTTTGACGGGGAATTAAACATAGCCAACCGTGGAATTATGGAATTTCAGGAGATGTTGAAATGCGACGAAAAATTTCTCTGGAACCTGTTAAGTTTATCCCAGGAAGGGAATTTTAAGGCGGGGCGATTTGCTCTTATATCCGCCGACGAGGTAATTATTGCCCATACTAACGAAGCCGAGTACAAAGCCTTTGTTAGCAACAAGAAAAACGAAGCTCTGCAGTCAAGGATTATAGTTATTCCTATTCCGTACAATTTAAAAGTATCGGAAGAAGAAAAAATTTACGAAAAATTAATTCATCAAAGTGATATGCGGGGTATTCATATTGCGCCACATGCCTTGCGCATTGCCGGGATTTTTTCTGTTTTGTCCCGCTTGAAAGAGTCTAAGAAACAGGGCATGGACCTGGTGAAAAAAATGAAGATCTATGACGGCGAGGATGTGGAAGGGTTTAAACAAAAGGATTTGGCAGAACTGCAGAATGAATTTCCCGAAGAAGGCATGACAGGTGTCGACCCCCGGTATGTAATCAACAGAATTTCTACAGCGCTCATTAAGACGGAGACATATTGTATTAATGCTCTGGATATTTTGCGGGCGCTGAAGGATGGTTTGGACCAGCATCCGTCAATTACCAAAGAAGAGAAGGAAAGGCTGATTAATTTTATCTCCATCGCCCGTAAAGAATATGATGAAATATGCAAAAAAGAGGTTCAGAAGGCCTTTGTCTATTCTTTTGATGAATCAGCCAAAACTCTGTTCAATAATTACCTGGACAACATTGAAGCTTATTGTAACGGGGTGAAGGTGAAAGACCCCATTACGGAAGAAGAGTTAGATCCTGACGAGAAGCTGATGAGGTCCATAGAGGAGCAAATCGGAGTTTCAGAAAATGCCAAAAAGAGTTTCCGAGAAGAAATCCTGATCAGATTATCCAGTTACGCCCGCCAGGGGAAAAAGTTTGATTACAGTTCCCATGAGCGTCTCAGAGAAGCAATCGAGAAAAAACTCTTTGCTGACCTGAAAGATGTAGTCAAGATAACTACTTCAACAAAGACGCCTGATGAAAATCAGTTGAAAAAGATCAACGAAGTAATTGCCAAATTAATTGATGAGTATAAATACTGCCCGGTATGCGCCAATGAACTGCTGAAATATGTAGGCAGCTTATTAAACAGGTAA